A genomic window from Hyalangium gracile includes:
- a CDS encoding DUF4185 domain-containing protein, which translates to MHRSSRPSRLVPLLLAAGCMLGLPAGCGGDPASEISGSGASYPEADGLFHQDARWLGADGAYSIDLGAERTLWLFGDTFVAKTPANVRNQSEMVRNTVAVQTGRDPRTATMTSHWRMDAENTPASYFGEIGDTWHWPGHGVLLPNGHLVVFLSVLERKSGGLGFDHAGWRVAFITNPSGSPDTWDVQLETPARTPFDAVPGAAVVLNEGFVVAVAPRTSRDHDAYLVRWPVEAFENGELRGAQWWVGEQRGWVSEEALDDEPSVVIPEAGTECSVHWDARLERWIHVTSQGFGATKIAVRTAKRLEGPWTEAEALFTPPESKERDDPFVYAAKAHPQLTSDEEGALLVTYATNSFEFKDLFEPQGADLYWPRFVRLRLEPKAEP; encoded by the coding sequence ATGCACCGGTCTTCACGTCCATCGCGGCTCGTGCCGCTCCTGCTCGCGGCAGGCTGCATGCTCGGGCTTCCAGCAGGCTGCGGAGGAGATCCCGCTTCCGAGATCTCGGGCAGCGGAGCCTCGTACCCCGAGGCCGACGGGCTCTTTCACCAGGATGCCCGGTGGCTCGGAGCTGACGGGGCCTACTCGATCGATCTCGGCGCCGAGCGCACCCTCTGGCTCTTTGGCGACACGTTCGTCGCGAAGACGCCCGCGAACGTCCGTAACCAGTCGGAGATGGTGCGCAACACCGTGGCCGTGCAGACCGGCAGGGATCCGCGCACCGCGACGATGACTTCCCACTGGCGGATGGACGCGGAGAACACCCCGGCGTCGTACTTTGGCGAGATCGGTGACACGTGGCACTGGCCAGGCCACGGGGTGCTCCTGCCGAATGGCCATCTCGTCGTGTTCCTGTCCGTGCTCGAGAGGAAGTCAGGCGGCCTGGGCTTCGATCATGCCGGGTGGCGCGTCGCGTTCATCACGAACCCCAGCGGCTCGCCAGACACATGGGACGTCCAGCTGGAGACGCCGGCGCGGACACCCTTCGACGCGGTCCCAGGGGCGGCGGTCGTGCTGAACGAGGGGTTCGTCGTCGCGGTCGCGCCACGCACGTCGAGGGATCATGACGCGTACCTCGTGCGCTGGCCCGTGGAGGCCTTCGAGAACGGCGAGCTCAGGGGAGCCCAATGGTGGGTGGGCGAGCAGCGGGGCTGGGTCTCCGAGGAGGCTCTCGACGACGAGCCGAGCGTGGTCATCCCGGAGGCCGGAACCGAGTGCTCGGTCCACTGGGACGCCCGCCTGGAACGCTGGATCCACGTGACGAGCCAGGGGTTCGGAGCAACGAAGATCGCCGTGCGAACGGCGAAGCGGCTCGAAGGACCGTGGACGGAGGCGGAGGCACTGTTCACTCCGCCCGAGTCAAAGGAGCGCGACGATCCGTTCGTCTATGCCGCGAAGGCGCACCCTCAACTCACTTCCGATGAGGAGGGGGCGCTGCTCGTCACGTACGCGACGAACAGCTTCGAGTTCAAGGATCTCTTCGAGCCACAGGGAGCGGACCTCTACTGGCCGCGTTTCGTGCGCCTCAGGCTCGAGCCCAAGGCCGAGCCGTAG
- a CDS encoding CoA transferase subunit B produces MPLTREQIAQRIAQELKDGFYVNLGIGMPTLVANYVPPGIDIILQSENGLLGIGPWPVEGQEDPDLINAGKETVTALKGSAFFDSALSFGMIRGGHIDMAVLGAMEVSEQGDLANWTIPGKMMKGPGGAMDLAVGAKRIYVAMEHANKEGQPKILKKCALPITGLKCVHHIVTDHAFLDVTPEGLVLRELAPGVTVEQVQRITEPKLKVAPDVREMKV; encoded by the coding sequence ATGCCATTGACCCGTGAGCAGATCGCGCAGCGCATCGCCCAGGAGCTGAAGGACGGCTTCTACGTGAACCTGGGTATCGGCATGCCCACCCTGGTGGCCAACTACGTTCCGCCGGGGATCGACATCATCCTCCAGTCGGAGAACGGGCTACTGGGCATCGGGCCCTGGCCGGTGGAGGGGCAGGAGGATCCGGATCTCATCAACGCCGGCAAGGAGACGGTGACGGCGCTGAAGGGCTCGGCGTTCTTCGACTCGGCGCTGTCGTTTGGGATGATCCGCGGCGGCCACATCGACATGGCGGTGCTGGGAGCCATGGAGGTGAGCGAGCAGGGCGACCTGGCCAACTGGACCATTCCCGGGAAGATGATGAAGGGCCCGGGCGGGGCGATGGACCTGGCGGTGGGTGCCAAGCGCATCTACGTGGCCATGGAGCACGCCAACAAGGAAGGGCAGCCGAAGATCCTGAAGAAGTGCGCGCTGCCGATCACGGGCCTCAAGTGCGTGCACCACATCGTCACGGACCACGCGTTCCTGGACGTGACGCCCGAGGGGCTCGTCCTGCGCGAGCTTGCACCCGGAGTGACAGTGGAGCAGGTGCAGCGCATCACGGAGCCGAAGCTGAAGGTGGCCCCGGACGTGCGGGAGATGAAGGTCTGA
- a CDS encoding DUF7151 family protein, translating into MLLVACGSTGADGSDGQSGLNSLMRSEQEPPGPHCVNGGIRVKSGLDTNNNRNLDDGEVTSTAYVCNGSTGGETSRALVRLDPEQAGANCAQGGTRVSSGLDGNGNGTLDSGEVTSTSYICNGAPGNSTGAQALVRTVPEPVGSNCAQGGTRVQSGLDTSGNGTLEAGEVTSNAYICNGAAGSPGAQALVRLDPEPAGANCAQGGTAVLSGLDINRNGTLEANEITQTRYVCSTLSVFATGWAASAPTDNSGEVPASLWFNSGRKARIVKTSASSRIKITISDNLAAGAGVNGGYAYYRVRMNGGYVSPDCLQQQYISNASGWANSFYFPFATVCLTDVLPPGLYEFETWVYSAAGTANVGSASSQPLLLVEEIPATAKYGFSMAGGPSGTTSTTFQKAAGRTVSYTKQAASTLLKVTLADTFRIDSNGQAGTIMIRMDGSDTSCFTGQYDAQGTSGNFHHPFVMTCVLPGVPAGTHSFDVWIRSSSTSAQAYLGWERSYPLLLIEEIANQNLAYTNGRSASGELSGDWAGVGTRQVQHTVSAIGKTIRVTYSDTFRATGNCNGRWGYFQLYVDGQPTWCTTGQYAHNVGSSAHDHHHPTNQVCLVKGLTASPHTFAIWSSTRHTWDGTTCGSNYFGWNRGQNLLLVEELP; encoded by the coding sequence ATGCTGCTCGTCGCGTGTGGTTCGACTGGAGCGGATGGGAGTGATGGTCAAAGCGGGCTGAATTCGCTGATGCGGTCCGAACAGGAACCCCCAGGCCCTCACTGCGTGAATGGGGGCATTCGAGTCAAATCCGGGCTCGACACCAACAACAACAGGAACCTGGATGACGGCGAGGTGACGAGCACGGCGTATGTATGCAACGGCTCCACTGGTGGAGAGACCTCGCGAGCGCTGGTGAGACTGGACCCCGAACAGGCCGGTGCCAACTGCGCCCAGGGTGGCACACGGGTGAGCAGTGGGCTGGACGGCAACGGCAACGGCACGCTCGACTCCGGCGAGGTGACGAGTACCTCCTACATCTGCAATGGAGCACCGGGCAATTCAACGGGCGCGCAGGCTCTGGTGCGGACGGTCCCCGAACCCGTGGGCAGCAATTGCGCCCAGGGAGGAACGAGAGTGCAGAGCGGGCTCGACACCAGTGGCAACGGCACGCTGGAGGCGGGAGAGGTGACGAGTAACGCGTACATCTGCAACGGAGCCGCGGGGAGTCCGGGAGCCCAGGCGCTGGTGCGGTTGGACCCGGAACCCGCAGGTGCCAACTGCGCCCAGGGCGGCACTGCGGTGCTCAGTGGATTGGACATCAATCGCAATGGCACCCTGGAGGCGAATGAAATCACCCAGACCCGGTATGTCTGCTCGACCCTGTCTGTCTTCGCAACAGGTTGGGCCGCTTCCGCGCCAACCGACAATTCTGGGGAGGTGCCTGCCTCTCTGTGGTTCAACTCCGGTCGGAAGGCGAGGATCGTCAAGACCAGCGCCTCTTCAAGGATCAAGATCACCATCTCCGATAACCTGGCAGCGGGCGCGGGCGTGAATGGCGGCTATGCCTACTACAGGGTCAGGATGAACGGGGGCTATGTTTCGCCCGATTGCCTGCAGCAGCAGTACATCTCGAATGCAAGCGGTTGGGCCAATAGCTTCTACTTCCCCTTCGCGACGGTGTGCCTCACGGATGTGTTGCCCCCAGGCCTTTATGAATTCGAGACCTGGGTATATTCGGCAGCAGGCACGGCGAATGTTGGTTCAGCCTCGTCGCAACCGCTTCTGCTGGTAGAGGAGATACCCGCAACCGCAAAGTATGGGTTCTCCATGGCGGGTGGGCCCTCGGGGACGACGAGCACGACGTTCCAGAAAGCTGCGGGACGAACCGTCAGCTATACGAAGCAGGCGGCGAGCACACTGCTCAAGGTGACGCTCGCGGATACGTTCCGGATCGACTCCAACGGGCAGGCAGGCACCATCATGATCCGGATGGATGGCAGCGATACATCCTGCTTCACGGGACAGTATGATGCCCAAGGCACCAGTGGGAATTTTCATCATCCCTTCGTCATGACCTGTGTGTTGCCAGGAGTTCCCGCAGGAACCCACTCCTTTGATGTCTGGATCCGCTCCAGCAGCACCAGTGCGCAAGCCTATCTGGGATGGGAGCGCTCTTATCCACTGCTGCTGATCGAAGAGATCGCCAATCAGAACCTCGCCTACACGAACGGGCGTTCCGCGAGTGGCGAACTCAGCGGAGACTGGGCTGGTGTAGGCACACGCCAGGTGCAGCACACGGTCAGTGCTATCGGGAAGACGATACGTGTGACCTATTCGGACACATTCCGCGCGACAGGCAATTGCAATGGCCGCTGGGGATACTTTCAGCTGTATGTCGATGGACAGCCCACATGGTGCACCACTGGCCAGTACGCGCACAACGTTGGGAGCAGCGCTCACGATCACCACCACCCCACCAATCAGGTATGCTTGGTGAAGGGACTGACAGCTAGCCCTCATACCTTCGCTATCTGGTCCTCGACGAGACACACCTGGGATGGCACGACTTGTGGTTCCAACTACTTCGGGTGGAACCGGGGCCAGAATCTGCTGCTGGTGGAAGAACTCCCTTGA
- a CDS encoding VOC family protein: protein MSTNGYTHGRVVWRELMTTDAAKARAFYGALFGWTFEDAPHLSGSSYTLINAGGKQIGGLMQFQAGQRAPSFWLSYVSVPDVDATARLATELGGRLAKTPTDIPDIGRFVAVQDASGAVIVAYRDSRGDPPVEPAKPGEFCWETLGTPDLAGAKAFYGKLFGWTTIKGLGGTAPVFTTDDSARGQVADIQENKEFTPAWLPHVMVEKLMPTCDRVGELGGQIPAPLIAVPGVGRIAVIGDPTGGHLALFEPARK from the coding sequence ATGAGCACGAACGGATACACGCATGGCAGGGTGGTGTGGCGCGAGCTGATGACCACGGACGCGGCGAAGGCCCGCGCGTTCTATGGCGCGCTCTTCGGCTGGACGTTCGAGGACGCTCCCCACCTGTCCGGGAGCAGCTACACGCTCATCAACGCCGGCGGGAAGCAGATCGGCGGGCTCATGCAGTTCCAGGCGGGCCAGCGCGCGCCGTCCTTCTGGCTGAGCTACGTGTCGGTGCCGGATGTGGACGCCACGGCGCGGCTCGCGACGGAGCTGGGCGGCCGGCTGGCGAAGACGCCGACGGACATCCCCGACATCGGGCGCTTCGTGGCGGTGCAGGACGCCTCGGGGGCGGTGATCGTCGCGTACCGGGACTCGAGGGGAGATCCGCCGGTGGAGCCAGCGAAGCCCGGCGAGTTCTGCTGGGAGACGCTGGGCACGCCGGACCTGGCCGGGGCCAAGGCCTTCTACGGGAAGCTCTTCGGGTGGACGACGATCAAGGGCCTGGGCGGCACCGCCCCGGTGTTCACCACGGACGACAGCGCGCGCGGCCAGGTGGCCGACATCCAGGAGAACAAGGAGTTCACCCCGGCCTGGCTCCCCCACGTCATGGTGGAGAAGCTCATGCCCACCTGCGATCGGGTGGGCGAGCTGGGCGGGCAGATCCCCGCGCCGCTCATCGCGGTGCCGGGGGTGGGGCGCATCGCGGTGATCGGGGACCCCACGGGCGGCCACCTGGCCCTCTTCGAGCCCGCCCGGAAGTGA
- a CDS encoding thiolase family protein — translation MAREVVIVGAARTPIGAFQGSLSKLTAPQLGAIAIKAALERAGVKPEAVQEVIMGCVLQAGVGQAPARQAMRAAGVPDAVPATTVNKVCGSGLKAVIAGAQAIALGDADVVVVGGMESMSNAPYVSHSMRGGARMGNVEFKDAMILDGLWDPYDNVHMGICAEECATSQSVSRSQQDEYALESTHRAIRAQKEGLFTAEIVPVPIPGKKPEDTIIVAEDEGPRNAKPEKIQGLKPVFKKDGTVTAANASSINDGAAALVLMSEERAKAEGRTILGRITGYAQAARKPVEFTIAPADAINKLLEKKGLKTEAVDLWEINEAFAVVSIANNRILKLDPSKVNVRGGAVVLGHPIGASGARVLVTLLHTMKDQDKKRGVASLCIGGGEGIALMVER, via the coding sequence ATGGCTCGTGAAGTCGTCATCGTGGGCGCGGCCCGTACTCCCATCGGGGCCTTCCAGGGCTCTCTGTCCAAGCTCACCGCGCCCCAGCTCGGCGCCATCGCCATCAAGGCGGCGCTGGAGCGGGCGGGCGTGAAGCCGGAGGCGGTGCAGGAGGTCATCATGGGCTGCGTGCTGCAGGCCGGCGTGGGCCAGGCCCCGGCGCGGCAGGCCATGCGGGCCGCGGGCGTCCCGGACGCCGTGCCGGCCACCACCGTGAACAAGGTGTGCGGCTCGGGCCTGAAGGCCGTCATCGCCGGCGCGCAGGCCATCGCGCTGGGCGACGCTGACGTGGTGGTGGTGGGCGGCATGGAGTCCATGTCCAACGCGCCCTACGTGAGCCACTCCATGCGCGGCGGCGCCCGCATGGGCAACGTCGAGTTCAAGGACGCGATGATCCTCGACGGCCTGTGGGATCCCTACGACAACGTCCACATGGGCATCTGCGCCGAGGAGTGCGCCACCTCGCAGAGCGTGAGCCGCTCGCAGCAGGATGAGTACGCGCTCGAGTCCACGCACCGCGCCATCCGGGCCCAGAAGGAGGGCCTGTTCACCGCGGAGATCGTCCCGGTGCCCATCCCCGGCAAGAAGCCGGAGGACACCATCATCGTCGCCGAGGACGAGGGCCCCCGGAACGCGAAGCCGGAGAAGATCCAGGGCCTGAAGCCGGTGTTCAAGAAGGACGGCACGGTGACGGCGGCCAACGCCTCGTCCATCAACGACGGCGCCGCGGCGCTGGTGCTCATGAGCGAGGAGCGCGCCAAGGCGGAGGGCCGCACCATCCTGGGCCGGATTACTGGTTATGCCCAGGCGGCGCGCAAGCCGGTGGAGTTCACCATCGCCCCGGCGGACGCCATCAACAAGCTGCTGGAGAAGAAGGGCCTGAAGACGGAGGCGGTGGATCTCTGGGAGATCAACGAGGCGTTCGCGGTGGTGTCCATCGCCAACAACCGCATCCTCAAGCTGGACCCGTCCAAGGTGAACGTGCGCGGCGGCGCGGTGGTGCTGGGGCACCCGATCGGCGCCTCGGGCGCGCGCGTGCTGGTGACGCTGCTGCACACCATGAAGGACCAGGACAAGAAGCGGGGCGTGGCGTCGCTGTGCATCGGCGGCGGCGAGGGCATCGCGCTGATGGTGGAGCGCTGA
- a CDS encoding 30S ribosomal protein S1: protein MQQNVNQQIGPEAGDEDFAAMFEASLKERGGDGILKEGEIVKGTVVQVTKDFAIVDIGYKSEGQVPIAEFTSPRGELTVKAGDAVEVLLESRENDTGMVVLSKEKADKMRIWDEISAACERDEIVKGTIVGRVKGGLSVDIGVKAFLPGSQVDIRPVRNLDQYISKEFEFKVIKFNKKRGNIVLSRRVLLEKQREEMKKETLKNLKEGAVLKGVVKNLTDYGAFIDLGGIDGLLHITDMSWGRIGHPSEMFNVGDEVRVVVLKFDPTQERVSLGLKQIQEDPWHRADEKYPVGTRVRGKVVSITDYGAFIEIEQGVEGLVHVSEMSWTKRLKHPSKILEVGQEVEAVVLDIDPKAKRIALGMKQIEQNPWTLLEDKYPIGSVIKGQIRNVTDFGIFVGVEEGVDGLVHVSDISWTQRIKHPGELYKKGDEVEAVVLNIDVENERFSLGIKQLTPDPWETLSERTPVGSRVKGKVTKVTDFGAFVEIEPGIEGLVHVSELREERVENPRDVVQEAQEVDVKIIDINTQDRKVALSIKALIGEGSDDYREYLRKQAEGSKARLGDVMASKLKK, encoded by the coding sequence ATGCAGCAGAATGTGAACCAGCAGATCGGACCGGAGGCAGGCGACGAGGATTTTGCCGCGATGTTCGAGGCGTCGCTCAAGGAGCGCGGTGGTGACGGCATCCTCAAGGAGGGTGAGATCGTCAAGGGCACCGTCGTTCAGGTGACGAAGGACTTCGCAATCGTCGACATCGGCTACAAGTCCGAGGGCCAGGTTCCGATCGCCGAGTTCACCAGCCCGCGCGGCGAGCTCACCGTCAAGGCCGGTGACGCCGTGGAAGTGCTCCTGGAGAGCCGCGAGAACGACACCGGCATGGTCGTCCTCTCCAAGGAGAAGGCCGACAAGATGCGCATCTGGGACGAGATCAGCGCCGCCTGCGAGCGCGACGAGATCGTCAAGGGCACCATCGTGGGCCGCGTGAAGGGTGGCCTCTCCGTCGATATCGGCGTGAAGGCGTTCCTGCCCGGCTCCCAGGTGGACATCCGCCCCGTTCGGAACTTGGACCAGTACATCTCGAAGGAGTTCGAGTTCAAGGTCATCAAGTTCAACAAGAAGCGCGGCAACATCGTGCTGAGCCGCCGCGTGCTGCTGGAGAAGCAGCGCGAGGAGATGAAGAAGGAGACCCTCAAGAACCTCAAGGAGGGTGCGGTCCTCAAGGGCGTGGTCAAGAACCTCACCGACTACGGCGCCTTCATCGACCTGGGCGGCATCGACGGCCTGCTCCACATCACCGACATGTCCTGGGGCCGCATCGGTCACCCCAGCGAGATGTTCAATGTGGGTGACGAGGTCCGCGTCGTCGTCCTCAAGTTCGACCCGACGCAGGAGCGCGTCAGCCTGGGCCTCAAGCAGATCCAGGAGGATCCGTGGCACCGCGCCGACGAGAAGTACCCGGTCGGCACCCGCGTGCGCGGCAAGGTCGTCTCCATCACGGACTACGGCGCCTTCATCGAGATCGAGCAGGGCGTCGAGGGTCTGGTGCACGTGTCCGAGATGTCCTGGACCAAGCGCCTCAAGCACCCGTCCAAGATCCTGGAGGTCGGCCAGGAGGTGGAGGCCGTCGTCCTGGACATCGATCCGAAGGCCAAGCGCATCGCGCTCGGCATGAAGCAGATCGAGCAGAACCCCTGGACGCTGCTGGAGGACAAGTACCCGATCGGCTCCGTCATCAAGGGCCAGATCCGCAACGTCACCGACTTCGGCATCTTCGTCGGCGTCGAGGAGGGCGTGGACGGCCTGGTGCACGTGTCCGACATCTCCTGGACCCAGCGCATCAAGCACCCGGGCGAGCTCTACAAGAAGGGCGACGAGGTCGAGGCGGTGGTGCTCAACATCGACGTCGAGAACGAGCGCTTCAGCCTGGGCATCAAGCAGCTCACGCCGGATCCCTGGGAGACGCTGTCCGAGCGCACCCCGGTGGGCAGCCGCGTGAAGGGCAAGGTCACCAAGGTCACCGACTTCGGCGCGTTCGTGGAGATCGAGCCGGGCATCGAGGGTCTGGTGCACGTGTCCGAGCTGCGCGAGGAGCGCGTGGAGAACCCGCGCGACGTCGTGCAGGAGGCCCAGGAGGTCGATGTGAAGATCATCGACATCAACACCCAGGACCGGAAGGTGGCGCTGTCGATCAAGGCGCTCATCGGCGAGGGCTCGGATGACTACCGCGAGTACCTCCGCAAGCAGGCCGAGGGCAGCAAGGCGCGCCTCGGCGACGTGATGGCGAGCAAGCTGAAGAAGTAG
- a CDS encoding CoA transferase subunit A produces the protein MNKVYASADEAVADIPDGCTLMSGGFGLCGNPENLIEALHRKNVKNLTIISNNCGTTELGLGILLANKQVKKMVSSYVGENKEFERQIFSGELQVELNPQGTLAERIRAGGCGIGGFFTPTGAGTQLTEGKETRMIDGRLHVLETPLKADFAIIHAWKADRWGNLVFRKTARNFSPMMCMAAKVTIVEAEHIVEPGEIDGDLVHVPSIFVHRIVQAKNLKKWIERRTVRKQA, from the coding sequence ATGAACAAGGTCTACGCGAGCGCGGACGAGGCGGTCGCCGACATCCCGGACGGCTGCACGCTGATGAGCGGCGGCTTCGGGCTGTGCGGCAACCCGGAGAACCTGATCGAGGCGCTTCACCGCAAGAACGTGAAGAACCTCACGATCATCTCCAACAACTGCGGCACCACCGAGCTGGGGCTGGGGATCCTGCTGGCCAACAAGCAGGTGAAGAAGATGGTGTCCAGCTACGTGGGAGAGAACAAGGAGTTCGAGCGGCAGATCTTCTCGGGCGAGCTGCAGGTGGAGCTCAACCCGCAGGGCACGCTGGCCGAGCGCATCCGCGCGGGCGGCTGCGGCATTGGCGGCTTCTTCACCCCCACCGGTGCGGGCACGCAGCTCACCGAGGGCAAGGAGACGCGGATGATCGACGGGCGCCTGCACGTGCTGGAGACGCCGCTCAAGGCGGACTTCGCCATCATCCACGCGTGGAAGGCGGACCGGTGGGGCAACCTGGTGTTCCGCAAGACGGCGCGGAACTTCTCGCCGATGATGTGCATGGCGGCGAAGGTGACGATCGTCGAGGCCGAGCACATCGTGGAGCCGGGGGAGATCGACGGCGACCTCGTCCACGTGCCGAGCATCTTCGTGCACCGCATCGTCCAGGCGAAGAACCTCAAGAAGTGGATCGAGCGGCGCACCGTCCGCAAGCAGGCCTGA
- a CDS encoding DUF2379 family protein, which produces MTFQDAELDALWDHLWGLEDRINHGETLELSARMRDLLLSAAPTVAIRSAEAEAALATTESATALLLEIRKRIREGSNRINDALVRMYALQDAGDLKGARQQMHDVLAIEVVPLYREIAEGEIEKLNELS; this is translated from the coding sequence ATGACATTCCAGGATGCGGAGCTGGATGCGCTCTGGGATCATCTGTGGGGACTCGAAGACCGGATCAACCACGGCGAGACCCTGGAACTCTCCGCGAGGATGCGCGATCTCCTGCTCTCTGCCGCTCCCACTGTGGCGATCAGAAGTGCCGAAGCGGAAGCAGCCCTCGCCACGACCGAGAGTGCCACCGCCCTTCTGCTGGAGATTCGGAAACGGATCCGCGAGGGCTCGAACCGAATCAACGATGCGCTTGTGCGAATGTATGCACTCCAGGATGCCGGGGATCTCAAGGGAGCACGGCAGCAGATGCACGACGTACTCGCCATCGAGGTTGTGCCGCTCTATCGGGAGATTGCCGAGGGCGAGATCGAGAAGCTCAACGAGCTGTCATAG
- a CDS encoding TIGR02266 family protein gives MAEPPQKPSPGPRTAPRLEYELPVAYRTVSGFVTDWAVNISRGGLFINTQKPLPVGTHVKLIVSLPGTEFPFDLTGRVTRINETHSAPNQVPGMAIEFVGVDEDKRIRLEDFVERLRKALPPDERG, from the coding sequence ATGGCCGAACCCCCTCAGAAGCCCAGCCCTGGGCCGCGAACCGCCCCCCGGCTCGAGTACGAGCTGCCCGTGGCGTACCGGACGGTGTCCGGCTTCGTCACGGACTGGGCGGTGAACATCTCCCGCGGGGGGCTCTTCATCAACACGCAGAAGCCCCTGCCGGTGGGCACGCACGTGAAGCTCATCGTCTCGCTGCCGGGGACGGAGTTTCCGTTCGATTTGACGGGGCGCGTCACGCGCATCAACGAGACGCACTCGGCGCCGAACCAGGTGCCGGGCATGGCGATCGAGTTCGTGGGCGTGGATGAGGACAAGCGCATCCGGCTCGAGGACTTCGTGGAGCGGCTGCGCAAGGCGCTCCCGCCGGACGAGCGGGGCTGA
- a CDS encoding carbohydrate porin — translation MYGRVGVAWNPQNGRYVHGQYLNLLGNALGGRLEEGDYLEPTLKLNIVKPSAEDPTKPWFQFVITPSMFSNNGSFIGAFANNFTNQLRIELFQAYLETGNLLPDLKLWVGQRFYRGSDVHIADYFFFNQLNSQGFGLKYKALDVAVLLKTGGGQYSTTVDDSNRTVARQRTVLVGQYVLPVMEKHSVHFLGEFHLLPANRANIGGEALQPSDIGYVAGVKGRLDLGNGSFNELSARVGGGIANGAFGASSTWDTQGRPDEDGKYGGALGLEFVDHFLYNVNPMLTLNAYALFQRSAGASGESTDWSANFATGVRSFVYFTDRFHLINEASFQAVTFGLPEDAETPPLPWQAKFSIAPTLVPSGERSAWARPHLRFIYTLAYYSEGAREAYTSGPLAGRTTYFNQFGPRTFGHYLGVRSEWWF, via the coding sequence ATGTACGGCCGCGTTGGCGTGGCCTGGAATCCGCAGAATGGCCGCTACGTGCACGGCCAGTACCTCAACCTGCTGGGCAACGCGCTCGGCGGCCGTCTCGAGGAGGGTGACTACCTCGAGCCCACGCTCAAGCTGAACATCGTCAAGCCCTCGGCGGAGGATCCCACCAAGCCGTGGTTCCAGTTCGTGATCACGCCGTCGATGTTCTCCAACAACGGCTCGTTCATCGGCGCCTTCGCCAACAACTTCACCAACCAGCTGCGCATCGAGCTGTTCCAGGCGTACCTGGAGACGGGCAACCTGCTGCCGGATCTGAAGCTCTGGGTGGGCCAGCGCTTCTACCGCGGCAGCGACGTGCACATCGCGGACTACTTCTTCTTCAACCAGCTCAACTCGCAGGGCTTTGGACTCAAGTACAAGGCGCTGGATGTCGCCGTGCTGCTGAAGACGGGCGGCGGGCAGTACTCCACCACCGTGGACGACTCGAACCGGACCGTCGCGCGCCAGCGCACGGTGCTCGTCGGCCAGTACGTGCTGCCGGTGATGGAGAAGCACTCGGTGCACTTCCTGGGTGAGTTCCACCTGCTGCCGGCCAACCGCGCCAACATCGGCGGCGAGGCGCTCCAGCCGTCCGACATCGGCTACGTGGCGGGCGTCAAGGGCCGCCTCGATCTGGGCAACGGCAGCTTCAACGAGCTGTCGGCGCGCGTGGGCGGCGGCATCGCCAACGGCGCCTTCGGCGCCTCTTCCACCTGGGACACCCAGGGCCGGCCCGACGAGGACGGCAAGTACGGCGGCGCGCTGGGCCTCGAGTTCGTCGATCACTTCCTCTACAACGTGAACCCGATGCTCACCCTCAACGCCTACGCGCTCTTCCAGCGCAGCGCGGGCGCCAGCGGCGAGTCCACCGACTGGTCCGCGAACTTCGCCACCGGCGTGCGCAGCTTCGTGTACTTCACCGACCGCTTCCACCTCATCAACGAGGCCTCGTTCCAGGCCGTCACCTTCGGCCTGCCCGAGGACGCCGAGACGCCGCCGCTGCCCTGGCAGGCCAAGTTCTCCATCGCCCCCACGCTGGTGCCCTCGGGCGAGCGCTCGGCGTGGGCGCGCCCGCACCTGCGCTTCATCTACACCCTGGCGTACTACAGCGAGGGGGCTCGCGAGGCCTACACCTCCGGCCCGCTGGCCGGCCGCACCACCTACTTCAACCAGTTCGGCCCGCGCACCTTCGGCCACTACCTGGGCGTGCGCTCCGAGTGGTGGTTCTAG